CTGCGTCACGAAGCACAGGCGCAGGGTCGAGCGGTCGGGCTCACCGGCGTAGAAGGGGGCGCCGGGGACGTAGGCCACGTCCTGGGCGACGACCCTCGGGAGGAGGGCGGTGGTGTCGTAGGCGCCGGGAAGGCGGGCCCAGAGGAACATGCCGCCCTCGGGGCGGGTCCACGCCGACCCCTCGGGCAGGGTCCGGGCACCCTGCCCGAAATTCAGGTGGACGGCCGGGAACGCTCACCCCCTGCGCCGAGCGGGCCGGGGCAGAGGTCCGGAAAGCGGCCCACCTCGTCGTCGGCGCTCTCCGGGGCAGTCGGGCCGACAACCGGGCGTCCCGCTTCCCGTCCCATCGGAATGCCGTCTGCGCAGGTCAGACGCCATGGGACCGGATGGGCGTCCCGACTTGCGCTGCGGAGGTGGCAGGCCGGAGGCCGCACGACCCAGGCTGACCCCATGCCGACACGCCCCCTTCCCCCCGCTCGCCCCGGCCCCGGCTCTCGCCCCCGCCTCCGGCTGCTCGCCACCGCGCTGACCGTCGCCGCGGCGCTCGCCCTCACCGGGTGCCGCGACGGCGAGGGCCTGCGCGACGAGGGCCCGTCGGGCTCCAGCACCCTGAAGGGGTCCGGCCTCCTGCCGGGGACGGGGGCCTACGGCGTCGAGGTGGCTCCCGCCCGGTTCCAGGCGAAGCCGCCGAGCGGGAACTCGTAGTCCGGCCGCCCGTTGTTCCCGCTCGTGCGGAACGGCTTCCCCTCGTCGTCGATCGTCAGCGTGCCGTGCCGTGAACCGCTGGACCAGGCCAGCTCCAGATACCAGCGCACGTCGTACGCGGAGGCGTCGGCCGTGACGTAGTAGACCTCCGGGTCGGACTCGCTCACCTTGAACGGGAAGTCCCTGTGTCCCGCCTCGGGCACCAGCGCCGGCCGCGCCGCGTCGAGGGCGACGGAGAAGGCACGCGTCGGCATACCGCCGCCGCAGCCGACTCCCGGGTACCCCATCGCGTAGTCGTTCCAGGCGAGAGGCGCGGCCTTGGCGACGGTCCGGACCGTCAGGCTCTCCACGACGACGGTCTCCTCACCGGTTCCCTGCACGGTTATCTGCACGAACTGCTCGCTCGCCGACACGGCCCCGTGCCGGGCCACCCACGCGGGCGCGTCCTGTTCCACGGGCGGCGGCGCGACCTGCCCCGGCCCCCGCTCGATCAGGTAGTGCTGGCTACAGGGGCTGATCCAGGCGTAGGGGTGGGTGCTGACCGTCAGCGGTACGGGCGCGTCGGCCCGCGCGCCCGCACCCGGCGCCGCCGAGGAAGCGGCCGCGGACGCCGAGGGGGAAGCCGAGGCCGACCCCGAGGCGGAGGCCGACGGCGTCACGGACGCGGACGCGGAGGCGGAGGACGAGGCCGAGGACGTGCCCTGTGCTCCCCGCCCCTGCACCGACGTCCCGGTTCCTGCCGCCCGGCCCCCCTCCCCCTCGCCGGACCCCTCGCCGGGCAGCGTCAGGGCGAGCGCCAGAGCGACGGAACCGAGGGCGACCGCGGCCGCCACACCGGCGAGGACCAGGGAACGCCGCGCCCGACGGCCGTCCCCGCCTCTCCTCTCGGGTCCCTCACCATCGGCCCCCGCAGTGATCGTCTCCGTGAGACCCTCCCCGGCAACGGCCCCGACGGCGGTATCACCGGCACCGGCTCCTGCACGCGCACCTGCCTCCACAGCGGAGATCCCTGCCGCACCGGCCCCCGGCGCATCCACCACGGCCCCGGCCGCGTCGGCCCCGGCCGTGCCGGTCGCCTCGGCCGCACCGGCCACGGCCGTACCCATCGCGCCCGGCTTCCTCCGCACCGCGTCCGCCAGCACCCACCGCCGGTGCAGCTCGACGAGCTCCTGAGGCGATGCCTTGCAGAGCCGGGCCAGCCGCTCCACGGGCGCGTAGTCGGTGGGGACGGCGTCGCCGTTGCAGTAGCGGTGGAGCGTCGACGTACTCATGTGGAGCCGTTTCGAGAGCGTCCCGTAGCTGAGCCCGGACCGCTCCTTCAGCTCCCGCAGCAGCTCCGCGAACTCGGTCGCAGACACCGTTCCTCCACTCCCCGTGTCCCGTCCCCACGTTCCAGGGACGGTTTGTTTTCGCAGGTCGGACCCTGTGCCGTCATTCCAGCGTCCCGGATCGTCCACTGGTCGTGGCGGCCGGGACGGATCCCCCCACAAGCTTTGGCCATCCAAGCACGCCGCTTCAACCCGGCATTCCGGAGAGGGACTTCACCATGCGTATCCGCCGCACCC
This Streptomyces sp. NBC_00377 DNA region includes the following protein-coding sequences:
- a CDS encoding helix-turn-helix domain-containing protein, translated to MSATEFAELLRELKERSGLSYGTLSKRLHMSTSTLHRYCNGDAVPTDYAPVERLARLCKASPQELVELHRRWVLADAVRRKPGAMGTAVAGAAEATGTAGADAAGAVVDAPGAGAAGISAVEAGARAGAGAGDTAVGAVAGEGLTETITAGADGEGPERRGGDGRRARRSLVLAGVAAAVALGSVALALALTLPGEGSGEGEGGRAAGTGTSVQGRGAQGTSSASSSASASASVTPSASASGSASASPSASAAASSAAPGAGARADAPVPLTVSTHPYAWISPCSQHYLIERGPGQVAPPPVEQDAPAWVARHGAVSASEQFVQITVQGTGEETVVVESLTVRTVAKAAPLAWNDYAMGYPGVGCGGGMPTRAFSVALDAARPALVPEAGHRDFPFKVSESDPEVYYVTADASAYDVRWYLELAWSSGSRHGTLTIDDEGKPFRTSGNNGRPDYEFPLGGFAWNRAGATSTP